A stretch of Spirosoma oryzicola DNA encodes these proteins:
- a CDS encoding PDDEXK nuclease domain-containing protein, which produces MNAPPTNHVELFRYLRSVVDTTEQSRDPYPKFVLVEAYWHLGRIIVETEQAGTERADYGIHLIELLSQRLTESFGKGYSLPNMWRFKQFYLAYPILSNKGRELPDLRQHLRTELVWSHYRLLMQIKNLQERAFYMQQAADERWTVKLLQKLVRSRYYYQAALGQDQLLATTKKVVTATNPSHRLTSAQPQSLRTQVANLKKTLLERYVGYAFVAQRQFISSDGQDKWIDLVFFHLLLQRFVLVQFAEHNPANSASFAQLVDAYFSKQPPTISKPPVGLLVNNEGTVRLTTVSFESGLPADESALLPLTAAP; this is translated from the coding sequence ATGAACGCACCTCCTACTAACCATGTTGAACTCTTTCGCTATTTGCGCAGTGTTGTTGATACGACTGAGCAGTCCCGTGATCCTTACCCTAAATTCGTTCTGGTAGAAGCTTACTGGCATTTAGGCCGCATCATTGTAGAGACCGAGCAAGCGGGTACCGAACGGGCTGATTATGGAATTCACTTGATTGAGTTACTTTCTCAACGATTGACGGAGTCTTTCGGGAAGGGATACAGTCTACCTAATATGTGGCGGTTTAAGCAATTCTATTTAGCTTATCCAATTCTCTCCAACAAAGGGAGAGAATTGCCAGACCTCCGACAACATTTGCGAACAGAATTGGTCTGGTCGCATTATCGCCTGCTTATGCAAATTAAGAATTTACAGGAGCGAGCCTTTTATATGCAACAAGCTGCCGATGAACGGTGGACAGTCAAGTTGTTACAAAAGCTGGTTCGGTCTCGTTATTATTACCAGGCCGCCCTTGGTCAGGATCAACTTTTGGCTACCACCAAAAAGGTTGTTACGGCTACGAATCCATCCCATCGCCTGACCAGTGCACAACCCCAGAGTCTACGTACTCAAGTAGCGAATTTAAAGAAAACCTTGCTGGAGCGCTATGTAGGTTACGCTTTTGTTGCGCAACGGCAGTTTATTAGTAGTGATGGACAAGACAAATGGATTGATCTCGTATTTTTCCATCTGCTCCTCCAGCGATTTGTACTCGTTCAATTTGCTGAACACAACCCCGCCAATAGCGCCAGTTTTGCTCAACTCGTAGATGCTTATTTTTCTAAGCAACCGCCAACAATCAGTAAACCACCCGTTGGATTATTGGTCAACAATGAAGGAACTGTTCGATTAACTACCGTCAGTTTTGAATCAGGCTTACCAGCCGATGAATCTGCGCTATTGCCATTAACAGCCGCTCCTTAG
- a CDS encoding isochorismate lyase, protein MIHIDQSLKLPEDCQDMADIRQAIDTLDEEVIHLWARRFEYVKAAAKFKTNETAVRAPERFAAMLSQRRQWAKEKGLNPDVIEGLYRDLVTHFIEEEIKHWQQRST, encoded by the coding sequence ATGATACACATTGATCAATCGCTTAAGTTGCCGGAAGATTGCCAAGATATGGCCGATATTAGACAGGCTATTGATACGCTTGATGAGGAAGTAATCCATTTGTGGGCTCGCCGATTCGAGTATGTCAAAGCGGCTGCTAAATTCAAAACCAACGAAACAGCGGTACGGGCGCCTGAACGCTTTGCGGCTATGCTGTCCCAGCGTCGACAATGGGCCAAAGAAAAGGGGTTAAATCCAGATGTAATTGAAGGGCTTTATCGAGACTTAGTCACTCACTTCATCGAAGAAGAAATAAAGCATTGGCAGCAACGCTCAACTTAG